In the Salvia splendens isolate huo1 chromosome 16, SspV2, whole genome shotgun sequence genome, CCTTCCACTTTCCGAGAAGGTTTACAAGGAAATTCCCACTGTATTTCCTGTAAAGCAACTGCAAAAATGAAAAGcaaatagtagtattagttaGCAGCTGCATTTGAGAGGAATAAGGCATCACATCTCATTAATTCGACAATGAACAGCTTTTCACCTGGGAAATGAAGTACAGATTGGATACAAGGGCAGACTGCAGAATAATGGGCATATTAGAAGTGTAGAATAGCTTAATAGGATAAGAACCCTGTTGCCCCCGAGCATTCTTTGACCTCACTGGCAAAACTACACGGAATCCTTGGAAGTAAATGACAATAAGGAAGACCAAGACAGTGGCCAGCAAGTTTGTGACGTTGGGGAGGTTCTGCCGGTAGAATGCCTCTCGCAAAGCACGAACCTTGTCGGTCCGAGTTATCAACAAATGGAACAAAGCAATGACAGCACCTTCGAATTCAGCTCCACGCCCACTGTTAATAGTAGTTGGGCTAAATGCCTTCCAGATGATGTTTTCACtgtaaaattaagaaaattctACGAGGTAAAATACCCTCAATCTTGTCCAGAATGTAGCAATACATAATTAACTGAATATAATCACCACTTACCAAATATTGGTTGCAATGAAGAGTGATATGCCAGAGCCAAGGCCATATCCTTTCTGGAGAAGCTCATCCAGGCAAATAACTATGATCCCCGCAAAGCAGAGTTGCAGAATGATAAGGATTGCATTCCCAACTCCAAGTTGCCCCACACTGCCATACATCCCGGAAAGAACATATGCAACAGCCTCACCGACTGCAATTAAGATGCCCAACAATTTCTGTGCACCATTTCTGGTCAAGGACAGAGACAGTGACAATTAGCATGACAATACAAGTTATACATGTAATCAATCTGGGATAGTCCATTTAGGCAACGTAAAATGCAAAAGATATGAGCAAGAAACAAATTAAAGAAGCGTAATCTCATAATTTGACCTCTTAAGATCAGATTAATGGCTGCGATGCTGACAGTAATATACATATTGCTCAAGTACAATTCCAGTTTCACAGATGGCATTTATCGAACTTTTTCCACAAGGATCTAAATTTTACAATTTGTATTCATCACAAATCATCAAAAGCATACGCCTTTTTCAATAACTTACAGGAGGACTCGGTCCTCTCTCACATTGTTGTCAACTTCAATGATCTTTGAACCCGCTAAGAGTTGCATAACCAGCCCAGATGTCACTATTGGGGTGATTCCAAGCTCCATCACTGTGCCTCTGTTTGAAGCAAGAATGACACGCATCCAATAGAATGGATCCGCACCAGTTGTAGAGTGTATGCCATATAACGGAAGCTGGCTGCAGACCAGGAAAATGAACAGAGATATGACAGTGTATATAACCTTCTCTCTGAATGGGACCTTCCTGTCTGCACTTTGAACCTCCGGGAGAAACGAAAGGAATGGTCGAACCAGATGGAGCACCCTAAACCCGCCTCCCATTCTCGTTGATTAAATTATTCCAGCAACTGTCACATcataaaaagaaatgcatcgtaaaaatgaaaatgactaaGGACAGCACAAAATCAGAAGAACTAGACTTAGCTCCTGGTTTAAATATCCTGCAGtttccaaatttaattaaacccTAGAATTCATAGCATTAAACATGCTTTCTTCAACATAAAAAACAACCAATATCTTATAACGAGGATTTCACTCCTTATCACCATCAAATCCATATCAGAAATTGTGATCTATCAATATTGAGACAATTGAGACCCAAAACGATCGGCCATGACAtcaaaaaataagataaaaccAAATCAATCTATCAATCAATTAAAACGATAACCACCAGATCTGCGTTTTCGGAGTAGCAATCATTCAATTTTCCATTCGATTACATAGCAAATGTAGACACAGCTGAGCAtcaaacacaataaaaaaatctaatgaaataaaatcaCGACCTCGAAGTTaaaattttgaagaaaaaaacagCTGATTAAACGATTTCAGGTTTCCACATAGCAAAACGGATCTAAGATTAATCTCAAATGCAATAGAGAAGAGGAAGAATTACACAAACCAGCTAAGAACTGTCGGAATTTGCTAGTTGCGATCTCTAATTCTCAGAATAATACTCGGTTTTATCATTTATATCGTCGGAGAGCTTTTTTGGATTGAGTGCGACGTAAAAACTTGCTGATGTGGCACTTTTGACCACACCGATCCAATGATAATTACACGCGTGTACTAAAGAATCCTAGTCATCGTAATAGGGTGAGTCAGTTAATAGTCGAAATGAATGTGTttattgattttaaaatttctatcacattttcaatttttttataaattaatactatcgAATATTTTCAATAAGTAcatgaaatatttataacttGATGCAATTGGGGTTCCCTAATTTTATCATcactactaaaaagaaaacttttttcataatttatctatattttactgtaTACAAAGTATAATCCTCGAATTAAGTTTACAtgtaatttatgtttatttatagTTAACTTATTACTCACTGTAACAGACAAACAGCATCACACTTAAATTTTTCAGTTGGATAAAGTTCATTTTTAACGAGTATTGAAATTTACCAATCTAGGAGTAATAATTTAATTGTAGAATTTTGAGT is a window encoding:
- the LOC121770588 gene encoding protein transport protein Sec61 subunit alpha-like, with protein sequence MGGGFRVLHLVRPFLSFLPEVQSADRKVPFREKVIYTVISLFIFLVCSQLPLYGIHSTTGADPFYWMRVILASNRGTVMELGITPIVTSGLVMQLLAGSKIIEVDNNVREDRVLLNGAQKLLGILIAVGEAVAYVLSGMYGSVGQLGVGNAILIILQLCFAGIIVICLDELLQKGYGLGSGISLFIATNICENIIWKAFSPTTINSGRGAEFEGAVIALFHLLITRTDKVRALREAFYRQNLPNVTNLLATVLVFLIVIYFQGFRVVLPVRSKNARGQQGSYPIKLFYTSNMPIILQSALVSNLYFISQLLYRKYSGNFLVNLLGKWKESEYSGQSVPVGGLAYYITAPSSLSDILGNPFHGLFYIVFMLSACALFSKTWIEVSGSSAKDVAKQLKEQQMVMPGHRESNLQKELNRYIPTAAAFGGVCIGALTVLADLMGAIGSGTGILLAVTIIYQYFETFEKEKASELGFFGF